DNA sequence from the Vicugna pacos chromosome 35, VicPac4, whole genome shotgun sequence genome:
aggcgggggcagggcaagatgccagagaccaaagccagggccatcaggatccagcaggagaccccgagctccctcctgctgctcctgcagcttctgcagctccagcagctaacgctgctcctgaagatcctgcagctcctgccgctccagtagctcctgctgctcctgagggatccgcagctcctgctactgctgaaggtcccgcagctccggctgctgctgaaggtcccgcagctcctgctgcttccgaaggcccggaagatgctgcacctgcagctggaccgctgggccacggagaaccagctcaggcgtcaccagcccctggggctgagccccctctgtgcccacccacaccttcttcttcaaaatcccaccatgaatcccctcccccacccgaacttgacttcccttcccctgcacttgttggagtttggcttttcttcgcttccctctgtttgtttcagatcggttatgtcatcctttatttttcttttttaagtttcttttaataaaacatagactttgtccctctgaaattgtgcaactcaggagcactaggtgccttcacgatgctgtgcgaccttcactaccatgcaggctcacactgttcctttcttcaaagtaaaaccctggttccagagcacgcactcccccgccccctccagcccctgacagccccgagtccacttcccctctgggtgtctttacctctcctgggtcttccctgtcaatgaagccacaggaaaggtggctttgcgtgcctgcccacatggcttaagcaggggctggtggtgatttgttttgtttccacttgaaatagcatttttactatttgaaagggaaatccaggtgggctaaagatgtgatgtacaaaatgaagccctttcagtaactctgtgcataacctcgggggaggcactgctcttccccctgtgacaccacagccagaagacagaagggagatgcttagctcttcctggggccaaagcaaaaccaagcaaatcaagaaaccagcaaaagcccagaaatagagccggaaagacaaaccacgacccggaagaagcgttcctcagaacccaagcttggagaaaggctacacatccgcggggcccaaaaacctctcgaaacccagttgctctaaacaaacagaacacacacgggcagttccaacgagaggcagagcaggtggccagtgtgtgttagacgtgctcgacctctcggctgaggacacaggcagacggacacactgtggagacagcacttgtcaccatgacgctggcagatctttagcctggtgacagccagccctggtggcaacgtgaggaggcagaggccccagcagatcccccggagggacgagagaacagacattcccctccagggaaacagtgtgcaggacgcatcaaagggccacaggcgcagcccttccccagcagtgctgatccttagagctgaccccaccaaagtgctcgcacaacttgcaaggaagttttttcttcagtaacatcaaAAGAATCAGTGCGTCATcaaggcactttcagaagtgacctgccctgagccctaacaatataaacatgtaaatacacagatacgcacgtaaatgtatacgcacatacatccaggaaaagagacagagagactgaaacacagagaggcagagggagagagagaaacagagagagagagagacagagagagagagagagagagagacaagacaggcgctgagagacagagagagggagaaggaacactggagctgggaacgagcggaagtcacgcccattttcacacgccactctgcatgtcaggacccggtcccaatgtccatccgcactgcaggggagggtgtgggggtcacacaaggacacgtgaccagaaggcataaaagcagagagcattgtggggcagcccaccccagaggccgagatgagacactgggcctgaatctaaacatgacagaatgacccaggaggtggtatgccagcgagaacgaagtcacagttacgttcagtttctccccccgcccccgcccccgccccgacagggagctgggaagcaggcggcgaggggagtgactttctccggaccccagggcagaccccagcctgtgtggggtgtgctctgcgctccgccagccctctgtggggccctccctttgctgagtctgcgcacgagctccctgtgatgccagcccgcagggctgacaggtgcggtaggtgtttgtggctctggagacacgatggcttccccaggaaggaggggccagaatgatccccactgtgccgatgggggactggggagaccctgagaggcaggtggcttgtccagggtgacagcactgttgacgaggggtctgaacccagctgcgtcctcagagctggcgccctggctgcatccaggcctccgcagggttctggggaggggggctgagttggtgtcactgtgtgcggacatggcacggggtgggaggtgagcagtcagcagcccagagaggcccttggggacctctgtggaaggaggaagcttggggaaggggaccccaggaagtgacctcacttccctggcaattagaacccaacagaacttattactgaggtcaccaggcacccactctgtggagaagcccctactcagctcacctggctggggaactcggctccactcagacatgttctgctgtgtcccaacaccccgaggccgcggcccccggaaggcccgcagcgaggggctgggccagcggtgccggcgctgggtcagctctcaccccaggcgcctctggccttttggccacagggacccaaaggtaacccagggaggcctggggcaggcccgcccaggccgggccaccactcagaccccacccgggtatagccccacatccccttctccttgctggtggaggtgggcagtcatgttgggcttgggggagggggggtgccctgcctcaagcacgagcagctcagaggcctggggggccggtcacgtccgcaccccgggtcccagctggcgggctgggctgtggcgagccgggcagggccctgctgcccgagtcgaagcccatgccctctggctgtgtctcttccctcccgggtggccgtccgagctgaccaaggtcccagtctgatctggcagcagagggtcgagtgggcagaaacaggagtggtcctggccgggcagggctctgagacctccgggccgggccggctgccggtcactgtcattgcagagccggacactgcaggagccgctggatgacgacacccacgccgcctccccgagtgaggggccggtgcacgcttctcagggccagcacgagctccgggtgagtctgcacacgggggggtccccgccaccacgacggcttcctccccagaaaccgcccaggcgtcacgccagggccctgcccgcgggtgacaggcagctcagcagacccgcctctgacctggagcacctccctgggagtcaggcggaggaccaggagcccaccgaggcagagcccgaaggtgagaagggcggggctggtgcatgtgcgtaggtgagggagggcctagggctgggccacacagggaggcgtccccagaggctgctgctggcaccagagcaaagattggcctcagaccaccggtctagaagaattcagtcacaaaacacatcctgtgggcacttgctgggtgggagctgtctgggaagctctgcgaagatgtctgtccttgaagaggcccatggaaagggaggcacatgggtaaagctttcctctctcacagcatgagcacctccacaagactgaaagctctctccacttccaacagtcacagatccagagcaggcgggggcagggcaagatgccagagaccaaagccagggccatcaggatccagcaggagaccccgagctccctcctgctgctcctgcagcttctgcagctccagcagctaacgctgctcctgaagatcctgcagctcctgccgctccagtagctcctgctgctcctgagggatccgcagctcctgctactgctgaaggtcccgcagctccggctgctgctgaaggtcccgcagctcctgctgcttccgaaggcccggaagatgctgcacctgcagctggaccgctgg
Encoded proteins:
- the LOC140691403 gene encoding uncharacterized protein, which encodes MFCCVPTPRGRGPRKARSEGLGQRCRRWVSSHPRRLWPFGHRDPKSRTLQEPLDDDTHAASPSEGPVHASQGQHELRVSLHTGGSPPPRRLPPQKPPRRHARALPAGDRQLSRPASDLEHLPGSQAEDQEPTEAEPEVTDPEQAGAGQDARDQSQGHQDPAGDPELPPAAPAASAAPAANAAPEDPAAPAAPVAPAAPEGSAAPATAEGPAAPAAAEGPAAPAASEGPEDAAPAAGPLGHGEPAQASPAPGAEPPLCPPTPSSSKSHHESPPPPELDFPSPALK
- the LOC140691404 gene encoding uncharacterized protein, which gives rise to MFCCVPTPRGRGPRKARSEGLGQRCRRWVSSHPRRLWPFGHRDPKSRTLQEPLDDDTHAASPSEGPVHASQGQHELRVSLHTGGSPPPRRLPPQKPPRRHARALPAGDRQLSRPASDLEHLPGSQAEDQEPTEAEPEVTDPEQAGAGQDARDQSQGHQDPAGDPELPPAAPAASAAPAANAAPEDPAAPAAPVAPAAPEGSAAPATAEGPAAPAAAEGPAAPAASEGPEDAAPAAGPLGHGEPAQASPAPGAEPPLCPPTPSSSKSHHESPPPPELDFPSPALK